Proteins from one Chaetodon auriga isolate fChaAug3 chromosome 19, fChaAug3.hap1, whole genome shotgun sequence genomic window:
- the LOC143338451 gene encoding chondroitin sulfate proteoglycan 4-like isoform X2 yields MGSFVADLFLLLLISTGQVYGVSFYGDGYIHLRTVETSIQTLLHVRFRTSSQVGLLFLAVGGRDFLLLELISGRLQVRLDLGSGERSLRSEKGIYLSDLGWHSMELTHDHHNITMTVDRNSHSSLRMPGPDLELSVEDGLFVGGTAGLNHPNLLNISAGFRGCIDEVVFNEHNLLSSLRPYSGYKSVHEVSLGCSPQFSATEEDSVSFFSSKAFISLPLWDVPQEGLFECEFHPSAKQEDGVILYSSGSQGGFVAIEIRDGHLVATIGNGEGSKTELRSLTYVHSNQTWYPIQLHLLPDSVQLKVGEELVKAKLNLEFQIIQLKGPLFLGGLDEEARGEARRGGLMSVVSGGQLPGGGGSFKGCLREIRVNTQRMGLPHAAITKDITVGCKTGQDPDAVTTTSPTDRPEFDVTTTQPNTNNKKKANFLLLRRLEVPEGGRAPLEPKHLRVNLDFRKLGIHPSQVMFRIEGQPVHGQLRLDLSPDPSGRLGEGQQRTITIGSDEFDRTFSMLDLWQGRVMYVHSGSEVQQDFFMFSVFSSNKRGLPVFLKGSRLHRFDISISPVNDAPVLSLPEGNLFTLVEKSKRQLTTDVLRVLDPDSSPAELVFSSLGNRNTEAGHLEHQDYPGRAINLFSLNDLEEGKISFVHTGVPTSRLALRVSDGQKLSNAVVLRIMAVPLEHKLVNNTGLGVNQGGAAVITTIHLAVQVNMADQAVEIHYNLTEMPQYGELQRLHSSGEWKLTTSFTQKLLEKERIRYVSTYHGLQTQNNITDQFKCKISIGSLATEEVTFLIMVRWIHFKVTRSKMEVNGVQTSVVTPEDLHVISKGVKLNESDLYFRLLTAPKKGRLFLNNIVLLRNSTFSQKNITDNLVKYELLNKLQDDTRDTFSFQVFSTHAASAAYDFRINIKAESSTITIVNKGLSVLEGGSKVVNKDILFTHTASNREVHYSVTVSPRHGQIRRINLSNSTSINDNILTFTNHDIIEERIMYVHDDSETKQDSFTFQIMVYKPHKQTSKKEDRSTAEHTFNISVQLVNDQRPVRVVDKVFHVARDGQRLVTLNDLCFRDDDSDFEDNWLVYTRRGIPMGELVLASDTSHKLYEFTQRDLEQRKVLFVHRGVSFGRFVLFVSDGKHYVSTLLEVMAQDPYLRAENNTGLTVQRGGITKLTSANLSVFSNLDLRDPQEVTFEVFFPPQHGVLCFYDGDRETVTEADAISIFTQRDLMAGRLVYHHDGSHELSDWFNVTARAREKSAERQLDRGRREVHLDIGVPVKIYLESHQRPPTVINNHAVVVAEGQNVSITREHLEVVHEDSKPSEIVFTVQTPPTLGFLQRVPPKDEHQDNNGEQQHLYQANREQPTNSFTQEDLNQEIIIYHQQASGSTNDSVLLEATNGVTKVGPFRLEIDIIPILLPLQVSDLTLDEGSSLPLTSDIIKVANHHFSGMNFLYQVIVPPRHGHLEHSRIPGMPITAFTHTEVEREYISYIHDGSDTQRDNFTIVANQTEIRKHSLPCTVRVSVTPVDDETPVVTANKGLKVWVGSVTEITINELSAEDSDTVPEGLEFIITPPSNGHLALKSAPSRHILNFTQSHIQTGQLVFVHSGALSGGFHFQVNDGVNFAPRQIFSTTAHSLVLTLQRNHPMEVYPGSVTAISAQELHAVTNDVSDIRRNQSVVFAVTSPPKLGRLVHRLPDNSTEDISTFTQSMVNDGVILYDQKKAESVGWSAADSFSFTVSSPPAFLPPHTFTILISYQANEHHNNPQYKTRLLNNAGAVVSEGGRVMIDRSKLDASNLLGKIPEPHRKDHHILYRVISLPHHGALSIRGRNLTRNQPDFSQFTLNKFGITYIHDDSETTSDSFTFRAWVAPLDVSSSSSYMPAFPSDSSSSSFSPLYSASSSSLSSSDVASHHHVKDSLAVTEKFNITVTPVNDQPPLIRSRAPSMKVVVGERVVLGPDSLQVEDHDTPPEELHYLVISKPNNGYLTLGERPEPVTSFTQYDVNHGRLHFIQQGEPSTGVFYFNVTDGHHRPLYRLFTLEVIKPSVSMVNNTGLSLVQGRTAVVLTTNQLAAQTNGRSPANITYAVTAHPRHGRIAINDQEVTTFCHEDLQFGRVVYHMTELSESEDSFQVSVSASSPGVDYGNVTAQTVKVTVRPLIYLREQVRVPSGIAVKLGKAMIDASELARISRANPVFEVLSPPKHGKLVKMTYDPNQASEVLKSFTFRDVVQGRVAIKETLSDGDNHLHNNKSALTTARGHAPATPLNDSFIFLLKAGNVQPAKGELHFTIFPHHQMHHSQSGSNKADGVSREHTTTRLPANNRTTIGGGRGGGRGGSTTHSEVGAGLPPHILSQRNHNRTQHKLRPHSRWGNHSRSGSHGGRSGSGVDGAGGGHSHAPQPHTPSVPDKHGPMMPPDTHPVHVEVLPRPASDPLLIILPLLACLLLIIILVILILVFRRRKEKQARLRLLQQLAAVTLPTEGSPYMSRAERSVAMPSVVVTPLGPRSCPTSPRVPISPRRRSLAPGMTFWGPFDGDGAGGDGNTRGGNSSERDNVTCGSAAITAGFKTSLRSSPPTPTLNNNQYWV; encoded by the exons ATGGGGAGTTTTGTGGCTGATTTGTTTCTGCTCCTGCTGATTTCCACAGGACAAGTTTATGGAG TGTCTTTCTACGGTGATGGCTACATCCACCTGCGGACAGTAGAGACGTCCATTCAGACGCTGCTCCATGTACGATTTCGAACCTCCAGTCAGGTGGGGCTGCTGTTTTTGGCAGTTGGGGGTAGAgacttcctgctgctggagctgatcTCTGGGCGCCTGCAG GTACGTCTGGACCTGGGCTCGGGTGAGCGTTCACTACGCTCAGAAAAGGGCATCTATCTTAGCGACCTGGGATGGCACTCCATGGAGCTGACCCATGACCACCATAACATCACCATGACTGTGGACCGGAATTCTCATAGCAGCCTCCGTATGCCAGGACCAGATCTGGAGCTCAGTGTCGAAGATGGGCTTTTTGTTGGCGGGACAGCTGGACTGAACCATCCAAACCTTCTCAACATCTCTGCCGGGTTTAGAGGCTGCATAGATGAAGTTGTGTTCAATGAACATAACCTGCTGTCCAGCCTAAGGCCCTATTCTGGGTACAAGAGTGTCCACGAGGTATCTCTTGGCTGTAGTCCACAGTTTTCTGCAACAGAAGAAGATTCTGTCAGTTTTTTCAGCTCTAAAGCCTTTATCTCTCTCCCACTGTGGGACGTGCCACAGGAGGGGTTGTTCGAATGTGAATTTCACCCCTCTGCAAAACAAGAAGATGGCGTGATCCTGTACAGTTCTGGTAGCCAGGGAGGGTTTGTTGCCATAGAGATCAGAGATGGTCACCTGGTGGCAACAATAGGTAATGGAGAGGGGAGTAAGACTGAACTGCGTTCTCTAACATATGTCCACAGTAACCAAACCTGGTACCCTATCCAGCTACACCTACTGCCCGACAGTGTTCAGCTGAAGGTGGGTGAGGAGTTGGTCAAGGCCAAACTGAATCTGGAGTTCCAGATCATCCAGCTTAAAGGGCCTCTCTTCCTAGGAGGGCTGGATGAAGAAGCCCGCGGAGAGGCAAGGAGAGGTGGGCTGATGTCTGTTGTTTCTGGGGGCCAACTGCCTGGGGGAGGAGGTTCCTTTAAAGGCTGCCTCCGAGAAATTAGGGTGAACACTCAAAGAATGGGCCTACCACATGCTGCCATCACCAAGGACATCACTGTGGGCTGCAAGACAGGGCAAGATCCAGATGCAGTGACCACCACCAGTCCAACAGATCGTCCTGAGTTTGATGTTACAACCACACAACCAAATACTAACAATAAGAAGAAGGCTAACTTTTTGTTGCTGAGAAGACTAGAAGTACCGGAGGGAGGCCGGGCACCACTGGAACCGAAGCACTTAAGG GTGAATCTGGATTTTCGGAAATTGGGCATTCATCCATCCCAGGTGATGTTCCGCATTGAGGGGCAGCCCGTCCATGGCCAACTCCGACTGGACCTCAGTCCAGACCCTAGTGGGAGGCTGGGTGAGGGCCAGCAGAGGACTATCACAATAGGATCAGATGAGTTTGACCGCACTTTCAGTATGCTGGACCTGTGGCAGGGCCGTGTGATGTATGTTCACAGTGGGTCAGAGGTCCAGCAGGacttcttcatgttttcagtcttctCCAGCAATAAGAGGGGGCTGCCTGTGTTTTTGAAGGGCAGTCGCCTGCACCGGTTTGATATCAGCATCAGTCCTGTTAATGATGCACCAGTGCTCAGCCTGCCGGAGGGAAACCTTTTCACTCTGGTGGAGAAGTCCAAACGACAG CTCACAACAGATGTGCTGAGAGTGTTGGACCCTGACAGCAGTCCTGCAGAACTGGTGTTCAGCTCCCTGGGAAACCGCAACACTGAGGCTGGACACCTTGAGCATCAGGATTACCCCGGCAG GGCCATTAATTTGTTCTCCCTGAATGATCTAGAGGAGGGTAAGATCAGCTTTGTCCACACTGGGGTCCCCACCTCCAGGCTGGCACTCAGGGTCAGTGATGGACAGAAG TTGAGCAACGCAGTAGTTTTGAGAATTATGGCAGTGCCACTTGAACACAAACTGGTGAATAACACTGGACTGGGGGTAAACCAAGGCGGTGCTGCTGTCATCACAACCATTCACCTTGCAGTACAAGTTAATATGGCCGATCAAGCAGTGGAAATCCACTATAATCTTACAGAAATGCCACAATATGGTGAGCTCCAGCGGTTGCACTCAAGCGGCGAATGGAAACTGACAACTTCCTTCACTCAGAAGCTTTTAGAAAAAGAACGAATCAGATATGTTAGTACTTACCATGGCCTTCAGACTCAGAATAACATCACTGATcaattcaaatgtaaaatcagCATCGGTTCCCTGGCTACTGAGGAGGTCACTTTCCTCATCATGGTACGCTGGATCCACTTCAAGGTCACTCGAAGCAAGATGGAGGTCAACGGTGTTCAGACTTCTGTTGTCACTCCTGAGGACCTCCATGTGATTTCAAAAGGTGTAAAACTGAATGAGAGCGACCTCTACTTCAGGCTCCTAACAGCACCAAAGAAAGGGAGGCTATTCCTCAACAACATAGTTCTACTAAGGAACTCAACCTTCAGCCAAAAGAATATCACAGATAATTTGGTGAAATATGAGCTGCTCAACAAGCTGCAGGATGACACAAGAGACACGTTCAGCTTTCAGGTGTTTTCAACACATGCCGCCTCAGCAGCTTACGACTTCAGAATCAACATCAAAGCCGAGTCATCCACCATCACCATTGTAAACAAAGGACTTTCAGTCTTGGAAGGAGGAAGTAAAGTCGTCAACAAAGATATCTTGTTCACTCACACAGCAAGTAACCGTGAGGTCCACTATAGCGTTACTGTGAGTCCCAGGCATGGACAGATAAGGAGGATCAACCTCTCCAACTCAACTTCTATTAATGACAACATTTTGACATTCACAAATCATGATATCATTGAGGAAAGGATCATGTATGTTCATGATGACAGCGAGACCAAGCAGGATTCCTTCACTTTTCAAATCATGGTTTACAAACCGCACAAACAGACCAGCAAGAAGGAGGACAGAAGCACGGCCGAGCACACCTTTAATATCTCTGTGCAGCTCGTCAATGATCAGAGACCTGTCAGGGTTGTCGATAAAGTTTTCCATGTGGCTCGTGATGGGCAGAGGTTGGTGACATTGAATGACCTTTGTTTCCGGGATGATGACTCGGACTTTGAGGACAATTGGTTGGTGTACACCCGGAGGGGGATTCCCATGGGAGAACTGGTGCTGGCCAGTGACACCAGTCACAAGCTGTATGAGTTCACACAACGGGATCTCGAGCAG aGAAAGGTGTTGTTTGTTCACAGAGGAGTGAGTTTTGGCCGTTTTGTGCTCTTCGTATCGGATGGAAAACATTATGTTTCAACACTGCTGGAG GTGATGGCTCAGGATCCTTACCTTCGGGCTGAGAACAACACAGGCCTCACGGTACAGCGAGGCGGAATCACAAAATTGACCTCTGCTAACCTCAGCGTTTTTAGCAACCTGGACCTCCGAGACCCACAGGAAGTGACCTTTGAGGTCTTCTTTCCACCTCAACATGGTGTGCTTTGCTTTTATGATGGAGATCGTGAGACTGTAACAGAAGCAGATGCAATTTCGATATTCACCCAGCGAGATTTGATGGCAGGGCGCCTGGTGTATCACCACGATGGCAGCCACGAGCTGTCAGATTGGTTCAATGTGACAGCACGAGCAAGAGAGAAGAGCGCAGAGAGGCAGCTagacagggggaggagggaggtaCATCTGGACATCGGAGTGCCAGTAAAAATCTACCTGGAGAGTCACCAGAGGCCACCAACGGTTATTAATAACCATGCAGTGGTCGTGGCTGAGGGACAGAATGTCTCCATAACCAGGGAGCACTTGGAG gTGGTTCATGAGGACAGCAAGCCCTCAGAGATAGTTTTTACTGTCCAAACTCCTCCCACCCTGGGCTTCCTTCAGAGGGTTCCCCCCAAAGATGAGCACCAGGACAACAATGGAGAACAGCAGCACCTATATCAA GCCAATAGAGAGCAGCCGACAAACTCCTTCACCCAGGAGGACCTCAACCAGGAAATAATCATCTACCATCAGCAGGCTTCAGGAAGCACCAACGACTCCGTCCTGTTAGAGGCAACCAACGGGGTCACAAAGGTTGGACCTTTCAGGCTGGAGATTGATATCATCCCTATCCTGCTTCCTCTACAG GTGTCTGACTTGACCCTCGATGAGGGGTCATCACTGCCGTTGACCTCTGACATCATCAAGGTCGCCAATCATCACTTCTCAGGGATGAACTTCCTGTACCAGGTCATCGTTCCACCACGACATGGCCACTTGGAGCACAGCCGAATCCCGGGGATGCCCATCACTGCTTTCACTCATACTGAG GTGGAACGTGAGTACATCTCCTATATCCATGATGGCAgcgacacacagagagacaacttCACCATTGTGGCCAATCAGACGGAAATCAGGAAGCACAGTCTGCCCTGCACCGTTCGTGTCAGTGTCACACCTGTCGATGATGAAACTCCCGTTGTCACAGCCAACAAGGGACTGAAG GTGTGGGTGGGTTCAGTGACAGAAATCACCATAAATGAGCTCAGTGCAGAGGACTCGGACACTGTGCCTGAGGGGCTGGAGTTCATCATCACACCACCCAGCAATGGCCACCTGGCCCTGAAGAGCGCCCCCTCCAGACACATTCTAAACTTCACCCAAAGTCACATACAAACCGGACAGCTGGTGTTCGTGCACAGTG GTGCCTTGTCAGGTGGCTTTCACTTCCAGGTGAACGATGGCGTGAACTTCGCCCCTCGCCAGATCTTCAGCACAACTGCCCATTCTCTGGTCCTCACCTTGCAGAGAAATCATCCAATGGAGGTCTACCCAG GCTCTGTGACAGCAATATCTGCACAGGAGCTTCACGCTGTCACCAATGACGTCAGCGACATCAGAAGGAACCAGTCTGTGGTGTTTGCAGTGACCAGTCCTCCAAAACTCGGTCGCCTGGTCCACCGTCTGCCTGACAACTCCACAGAAGACAtttccacattcacacaaagcatg GTGAATGATGGGGTTATCTTGTATGATCAGAAGAAGGCAGAGTCCGTGGGATGGTCGGCTGCagactctttctctttcaccgTGTCCTCCCCTCCTGCTTTCCTTCCTCCGCACACCTTCACCATCCTAATCTCCTACCAGGCCAACGAACATCACAACAACCCCCAATACAAGACCAGACTACTGAACAACGCAG GTGCTGTGGTGTCTGAGGGAGGCAGGGTGATGATTGACAGGTCTAAACTTGATGCTTCCAATCTACTTGGGAAAATCCCAGAGCCCCACAGGAAAGACCACCACATCCTGTACCGTGTGATTTCCCTGCCACACCACGGAGCTCTGTCTATACGAGGACGCAACCTCACCAG GAACCAACCTGATTTCTCCCAGTTCACTCTAAACAAGTTTGGCATCACATACATCCACGATGACTCAGAGACAACGAGCGACAGCTTCACTTTCCGGGCCTGGGTGGCCCCTTTGgatgtctcctcctcctcatcttaCATGCCTGCATTTCCCTCtgattcctcctcctcatccttttcCCCTCTATATtcagcatcatcatcctccCTCTCATCATCAGATGTGGCTTCTCATCACCATGTCAAGGACAGTCTGGCGGTAACGGAGAAGTTCAACATCACAGTTACACCCGTCAATGACCAGCCGCCACTCATCAGGAGCAGAGCCCCAAGTATGAAGGTCGTGGTCGGAGAGAGAGTCGTACTTGGACCAGACAGTCTGCAG GTTGAGGATCATGACACCCCTCCAGAGGAGCTGCACTACCTTGTGATCAGTAAACCTAACAACGGCTACCTGACGCTGGGGGAAAGACCGGAGCCAGTGACCTCCTTCACCCAGTACGATGTCAACCACGGCCGGCTGCACTTTATACAGCAG GGTGAGCCCTCAACAGGTGTTTTCTACTTCAATGTAACCGACGGTCATCATCGTCCACTCTACAGACTGTTCACTTTGGAGGTGATAAAGCCCTCTGTCTCCATGGTGAACAACACTGGCCTGTCATTGGTTCAAGGCAGGACTGCTGTGGTCCTGACAACCAACCAACTTGCAGCTCAAACCAACGGTCGCAGCCCCGCCAACATCACGTACGCGGTCACCGCACACCCTCGTCACGGACGCATTGCTATTAACGACCAGGAAGTGACGACCTTCTGCCACGAGGACCTGCAGTTTGGCCGTGTTGTCTACCACATGACTGAGCTCAGCGAATCAGAAGATAGCTTCCAAGTGTCAGTGTCAGCCTCGTCCCCTGGTGTTGACTATGGAAATGTAACAGCGCAGACGGTGAAGGTAACTGTGCGACCCCTGATTTACCTAAGGGAGCAAGTAAGAGTGCCCAGTGGTATCGCTGTGAAACTGGGGAAAGCCATGATCGATGCCTCCGAGCTGGCAAGAATCAGCCGGGCGAACCCGGTCTTTGAGGTTCTGTCTCCACCAAAACACGGAAAACTAGTCAAG atgACCTATGACCCTAACCAAGCATCAGAGGTCCTGAAGTCATTTACGTTCAGAGATGTGGTGCAAGGCCGAGTCGCCATCAAGGAGACTTTGAGCGACGGTGACAACCACCTCCATAATAACAAATCGGCACTCACAACAGCTCGAGGCCACGCCCCCGCCACACCTCTCAATGATTCCTTCATCTTCCTGCTGAAGGCTGGAAATGTCCAACCAGCGAAGGGTGAGCTTCACTTCACCATCTTTCCCCACCACCAGATGCATCACAGCCAAAGTGGTTCAAATAAAGCAGACGGTGTAAGTCGGGAACACACAACAACCCGCTTGCCGGCGAATAATAGGACCACTatcggaggaggaagaggaggtggaagaggggGATCCACGACGCACAGCGAGGTCGGAGCGGGTTTGCCGCCCCACATTTTGTCACAAAGGAACCACAACAGGACGCAGCACAAGTTGAGGCCTCACAGCCGCTGGGGGAACCACTCACGAAGTGGGAGTCATGGAGGAAGATCAGGGAGCGGTGTGGATGGAGCTGGAGGGGGTCACAGTCATGCCCCACAACCTCACACTCCCTCTGTCCCAGACAAACACGGTCCCATGATGCCTCCTGACACCCACCCAGTACACGTTGAGGTCCTCCCTCGCCCCGCCTCCGACCCTCTCCTCATTATCCTGCCTCTGCTGGCCTGTTTGCTCCTCATCATAATCcttgtcattttgattttggTGTTCCGCCGCCGCAAGGAGAAACAGGCCCGGTTGCGACTCCTCCAGCAGCTCGCTGCAGTCACGTTACCCACCGAGGGCAGCCCTTACATGAGCAGGGCAGAGCGCAGCGTGGCTATGCCCTCTGTGGTGGTCACCCCACTGGGTCCCAGAAGCTGCCCTACCTCACCCAGGGTACCCATAAGTCCCAGAAGGAGAAGCCTGGCCCCTGGAATGACCTTCTGGGGGCCATTTGACGGTGATGGAGCAGGTGGTGATGGTAATACTAGAGGTGGTAACAGTAGTGAAAGAGATAATGTAACTTGTGGCAGTGCAGCCATCACTGCAGGATTCAAGACCTCGCTGAGATCTAGCCCCCCTACTCCAACTCTTAACAACAACCAGTACTGGGTTTGA